In the genome of Desulfomonilaceae bacterium, one region contains:
- a CDS encoding CsbD family protein yields MNWDQIEGNWKQLQGKFREKWGKLTDNDLEVVAGKRDHLLGK; encoded by the coding sequence GTGAACTGGGATCAGATTGAGGGAAATTGGAAGCAACTGCAAGGCAAGTTCAGAGAGAAGTGGGGCAAACTCACGGACAACGATCTGGAAGTCGTTGCCGGGAAGCGAGATCATTTACTTGGTAAGTT